The sequence below is a genomic window from Cobetia sp. cqz5-12.
CAGCCATGAGCAGCAACGGGAGTTGATCGGTGGAAGAAAGCACGCATGACGGCATCACCGCGCTGGTCGGGCATCTGGAGGGCGAGCTATCAAGAGTGCAGCAACATGCTCAGCTGACGGCCGCTGATGATCGCTCACTGATTCGCGCCCACACGGATGTCGAGGCCGTGGCCGCCTGGCTCAACGAATATCGCCACAGCGCTCAGACGCTGCGTGCCTATCGCAAGGAGGCGGAGCGCCTGCTGCTATGGCTCAAGGCCGAGGGAGAGCAGGGCAGAGCATCCGCCCTGGCCAGCCTGGATCGCGAACGACTCGCGCACTTCGAGGCGTTTCTGGCCGACCCTCAGCCTGCAGAGGTCTGGATCGGCAGCGTGCGCGCCCGCAAGCATCCGCAGTGGCGACCCTTTCGCGGCCCGCTGGCCCCCGCCAGCCGCCGTCAGAGCCTGGTGATCCTGCAGGGCATGTATGCATGGCTGATCGAGGCCGGCTACCTGTCACGCAATCCGTTCCGTCTGATGCGCGACAAGCGCCGCATGGACAACCGCACGCTGCGCATCGAACGCTATCTTGAGCGCCCGCTATGGGACTGGTTGTGGAGGCGTATCGAAGCGCATTGCGAGGAGTTGACACCGGTCCGTGCTTCACCTGAAGACGAGGTGTCCCGCGAGCGCTTCGTGGCCGAGCGCCAGCGCTTTCTGTTCGCGTTCGCCTATCTGATGGCGCCCCGCATTGCGGAAATGGCAGCCGCAAGGATGGGGGATATCGTCAAGCGAGAAGGCCAGTTGTGGTGGCGCGTGATAGGCAAGGGCGCCAAGCTGGCCGAGATTCCGCTGCCGCCGCCGATGCTCGAGGCGCTGGTTCGCTGGCGACGCCTGCGCGGGCTCAGTGATCTGCCGCAGGCACTGCCCACCGATGAGTCGCTGCCGCTACTGGCGCGCCTGGATGGCACGACACCGCTCGGCGACAACCAGCTCTACCGCTTGATCAAGCAGACTTTTGCCCGAGCCGCCAACGACATGCGCCAGCGCATCCAGCGCCCCGGCGATGCCAGCGAGCTGATGGCACGCACCCTCGACCAGGCAAGCCCTCACTGGCTGCGCCACACCGCGATCACCCATCAGGCACAGGCCGGGGTAGAGCTGCGCTTTCTGTCACGCTCCGCCAGACACTCGCGACTGGATACGACATCGCGCTATCTGCACGCCGAGGACAGCGAGTGGCAACAGCAGATGGCCAGGCATTCGCTGGCGACGCCAGGCTATCCCCCTGAGGCGTCAGAACACGACCAATGAGCGTTGTCCTGGGCGCTCAGGCCGAAGGCACCGTGCGTCCGCCTGAGTCAGGCGTTATCATGGCGACAGCGTATCTTCAGACACTTTGTAGCGACATCATCGGGAGTCAGCATGAGCGACGCGCAACAAGCGCAGGCGGAACTGGTCGAGGAATTCAGCTTCTTCGACAACTGGATGGACCGCTATCAGTACATCATCGACATGGGCAAGGCGCTGCCGGAATACCCGGAGGCACTCAAAGGCCCTGAGACCAAGATCGATGGCTGCCAGTCCAACGTCTGGATCCATCCCGAAGTGCGTGGCGAAGGCAGCGAGCAGCGCCTGCATTTCCAGGCGACCTCGGACGCCGCCATCGTGGCTGGCCTGATCGCCGTGGTGCTACGCATCTACAACGACCGGACGCCGCAGGAAATCGTCGCCACCCAGCCGACCTTCCTCAATGAGCTTGGCCTCGACAAGCACCTGTCGCCGACGCGCTCCAACGGCTTGCATGCGATGCTCAAGCGTATCTACGGCGTAGCCGAGCTTCACGCCAACGCCTGAGGCCTGGCGTTTTCGCTCTGAGGCTTCAGACCTGATGATTCAGGTCTGAGCCGACCCGAGTAACGCAAGACGCCCGCCATTCCGCTCGAAATCTCGAGACTGGAATGGCGGGCGTCTTTTTTGGGTTTTTCTCAAGAATTTCTCAGGGCTTTCTCAGGTCGTTCAGCAGGGCGTTTTCACACCCTCAGCGATGCTCGCGCACCTCCAGCACATGCGTCATCGCCTGATGCTGCCCATCCCAGACATAACGCAGGTGCGGCCCCTGAATGGGGATGCTGACCGCCGGCGGACGCAGAATGGCGGCGCACTCGGCGCCTGCATCCACCTGGGCGTGGCGCACGCTCGGATAGAGCAGGCCAAAGCTGCCAGCCTCTCGCAACCTGGCGGCAAAGGCCTGGCCGGCAGGGTAGCTGGCCATGTCTGGCTGACAGAGGGCGTCATGACCCTCGCGAATGTCATGCAGTGGCTGCGTCACGCGATTGACGTAGCTGCGCATGGTCATTTCCTGACTGGGCTGCGCGGTATCGGCCAGAAAGCGCGCCATGTGGAAGCGGGTCTCGCTGATCGCGGTGTCCAGCGTACTGGCGCAGTAATAGACCCCGAAACTGCCATCGGTAAAGCGCGAGGCGCGCCCGATGTGCGTGAAGGCGGCCATCACCGGCGTGGAACCCGGCCCGCTGATGCGGTCTTGCGGTGCGACGCGATTCAGCTCGCCGGCTTCTTCGCGCAGGCGATCATTGGTCAGCGCCTCGATGGCAAACGCCATTTCCAGCTCATCAGGCTCGAGAATATCCTCGAATACCGAAATGGGCGGGAAGGCGCTGGAGATCACACGCCAGGCGTTCTGCCAGTCCGGCAGCGTCAGCGCGGGCAGGGCGGAGTCATCGACATGCTTGCCTTCGCTCGTCCATTCGCTCATCCACGCACTCCGTCGAGATAACGGCGAGTGTCGGCCAGCGAGACCACCTGACCGGCCAGCATGTAGTCCAGCGCACTCTGGCCATTGAAGGGCGCCGCACGATTGGGGCGACGCACCCATTCATGGGCCATCTCAGGCGTATTGCTGAACAGGATGCGCAGGGCCTTGTGAATCCCCATCACGTAGGAGATACGCTCCAGGGTGTCGTTGGGCAGGCGCACTTCCGGCAGCTTGCGGTACTTGTGGTAGGTGGTGGTGCCGATACCCCCCAGCAGCACGCGCTGATCCGCCGCGCTGCACTGCCACTTCTCCATGATGTTGAAGAAGGACTTGAGGGCAACGCGGCCCGCACTGGGGCTGGTCGGGGACACACGATCGAGGGCGGCTGCGGTGGACATGACATTCTCCTGCTGACTGACGATGGCGTCACAGCTGACACCATATACATGTGAATGATAGCACATAATTTCTTCACATGCGTACGAGCGTCCACGATGCAAGACGCTGTCATGCGTCATCAAGACCTGGGCG
It includes:
- a CDS encoding tyrosine-type recombinase/integrase; the encoded protein is MEESTHDGITALVGHLEGELSRVQQHAQLTAADDRSLIRAHTDVEAVAAWLNEYRHSAQTLRAYRKEAERLLLWLKAEGEQGRASALASLDRERLAHFEAFLADPQPAEVWIGSVRARKHPQWRPFRGPLAPASRRQSLVILQGMYAWLIEAGYLSRNPFRLMRDKRRMDNRTLRIERYLERPLWDWLWRRIEAHCEELTPVRASPEDEVSRERFVAERQRFLFAFAYLMAPRIAEMAAARMGDIVKREGQLWWRVIGKGAKLAEIPLPPPMLEALVRWRRLRGLSDLPQALPTDESLPLLARLDGTTPLGDNQLYRLIKQTFARAANDMRQRIQRPGDASELMARTLDQASPHWLRHTAITHQAQAGVELRFLSRSARHSRLDTTSRYLHAEDSEWQQQMARHSLATPGYPPEASEHDQ
- a CDS encoding SufE family protein gives rise to the protein MSDAQQAQAELVEEFSFFDNWMDRYQYIIDMGKALPEYPEALKGPETKIDGCQSNVWIHPEVRGEGSEQRLHFQATSDAAIVAGLIAVVLRIYNDRTPQEIVATQPTFLNELGLDKHLSPTRSNGLHAMLKRIYGVAELHANA
- a CDS encoding RES family NAD+ phosphorylase — encoded protein: MSEWTSEGKHVDDSALPALTLPDWQNAWRVISSAFPPISVFEDILEPDELEMAFAIEALTNDRLREEAGELNRVAPQDRISGPGSTPVMAAFTHIGRASRFTDGSFGVYYCASTLDTAISETRFHMARFLADTAQPSQEMTMRSYVNRVTQPLHDIREGHDALCQPDMASYPAGQAFAARLREAGSFGLLYPSVRHAQVDAGAECAAILRPPAVSIPIQGPHLRYVWDGQHQAMTHVLEVREHR
- a CDS encoding MbcA/ParS/Xre antitoxin family protein, translating into MSTAAALDRVSPTSPSAGRVALKSFFNIMEKWQCSAADQRVLLGGIGTTTYHKYRKLPEVRLPNDTLERISYVMGIHKALRILFSNTPEMAHEWVRRPNRAAPFNGQSALDYMLAGQVVSLADTRRYLDGVRG